From a single Photobacterium gaetbulicola Gung47 genomic region:
- a CDS encoding asparaginyl-tRNA synthetase (COG0017): protein MTYAPVTDVLSGKLAVDSEVTVRGWIRSRRDSKAGISFLAIYDGSCFDPIQAVVPNELNNYQEEVLKLTTGCSVEVTGKIVESPAKGQDFELAATDVKVVGWVEDADTYPMAKTRHSIEYLREVAHLRPRTNVIGAVARVRNCLSQAIHRFYHEQGYFWMSAPLITASDCEGAGEMFRVSTLDMANLPRTEQGDVDFNEDFFGKETFLTVSGQLNAEAYACALSKVYTFGPTFRAENSNTSRHLAEFWMVEPEVAFADLDDVAKLAEDMLKFVFKAVLEERRDDLEFFAQRINKDAISRLEQFVDSDFAQVDYTDAIQILKDSGRKFEFDVEWGIDMSSEHERYLAEEHFKAPVIVKNYPKDIKAFYMRMNDDGKTVAAMDVLAPGIGEIIGGSQREERLEILDGRMVEMGIDPEHMGWYRDLRRYGTVPHAGFGLGFERLVSYVTGMANVRDVIPFPRTPRSANF from the coding sequence ATGACTTACGCGCCTGTAACAGACGTACTTAGCGGTAAGCTAGCGGTTGACAGTGAAGTCACTGTTCGCGGCTGGATCCGTTCACGTCGTGATTCCAAAGCTGGAATCTCTTTCCTTGCCATTTATGACGGCTCTTGTTTCGACCCGATTCAGGCCGTGGTCCCTAATGAGTTAAATAATTACCAGGAAGAAGTACTTAAACTGACCACTGGTTGCTCTGTTGAGGTCACCGGTAAGATTGTTGAATCACCAGCGAAAGGTCAAGACTTCGAGCTAGCCGCCACTGACGTTAAAGTCGTTGGCTGGGTTGAAGATGCCGACACATACCCAATGGCGAAAACCCGTCACTCAATCGAATACCTTCGTGAAGTGGCGCACCTTCGTCCGCGCACCAACGTCATCGGTGCAGTAGCACGTGTTCGTAACTGCCTTTCTCAAGCTATCCACCGTTTCTACCACGAGCAGGGTTACTTCTGGATGTCTGCACCGCTGATCACAGCCTCTGACTGTGAAGGTGCCGGTGAAATGTTCCGCGTATCGACGCTGGACATGGCTAACCTGCCTCGTACCGAACAGGGCGATGTTGACTTCAACGAAGACTTCTTCGGCAAGGAAACATTCCTGACCGTATCTGGCCAGCTAAACGCAGAAGCATACGCTTGTGCCCTAAGCAAGGTTTACACTTTCGGCCCGACGTTCCGTGCTGAAAACTCTAACACCAGCCGTCACCTTGCAGAATTCTGGATGGTTGAGCCTGAAGTGGCATTCGCCGATCTAGACGATGTTGCCAAGCTTGCTGAAGACATGCTGAAGTTCGTGTTCAAAGCGGTACTTGAAGAGCGCCGTGATGATCTTGAGTTCTTCGCTCAGCGCATCAACAAAGACGCAATCTCTCGCCTAGAGCAGTTTGTAGATTCAGACTTTGCCCAGGTTGACTACACCGATGCCATCCAGATCCTGAAAGACTCTGGCCGCAAGTTCGAGTTCGACGTTGAGTGGGGCATCGATATGTCCTCTGAGCACGAGCGCTACCTGGCAGAAGAGCACTTCAAAGCTCCGGTTATCGTGAAGAACTACCCGAAAGACATCAAAGCGTTCTACATGCGTATGAACGACGACGGCAAGACTGTTGCTGCGATGGACGTTCTAGCACCGGGTATCGGTGAAATCATCGGTGGTTCTCAGCGTGAAGAGCGTCTGGAAATCCTGGACGGGCGCATGGTTGAGATGGGTATCGACCCTGAGCACATGGGCTGGTACCGTGACCTACGCCGCTACGGTACAGTACCGCACGCTGGCTTTGGTCTAGGCTTCGAGCGTCTGGTTTCTTACGTAACGGGTATGGCTAACGTTCGTGACGTGATCCCATTCCCACGTACGCCACGCTCAGCAAACTTCTAA
- a CDS encoding methyl-accepting chemotaxis protein (COG0840): protein MRLTIANKLLLTLFSVFTIVLVTSLIYEAGQQKKLLESVISEQTLDKAGNYFDSLNMMMLTGTMSQKETLRQKVLSHSGIENVRVIRGPGITQFFGPGLDNQAAVDHFDQRALAGETIAETITTERGSKLLVALPMKAKADYRGTNCLQCHIVPENEVLGVVRLEYDLAPLYQRINQQLLSAGSIMAAIAATGFLFTLFMIRRIIVNPLKRLSDYMCTTSKNKDLSQRLNDNRQDEIGELCNSYDQMLDNFSASLEQVQQTSVSLSEQANHLISVSSQTTRAADSQRVETGDMFSAIDTMQHQQHDTEQRTTESATLSQHAAESANAGTQLASEAGEDIQQLVKAIENVKLKIDHLNQQSLQVGSILDVIRNIAEQTNLLALNAAIEAARAGEQGRGFAVVADEVRSLATRTHQATGDIQAIIATLHNDCEASAEAIDTTCQTAYSKVDTIQELSTALAAMGDQIQVVNTHAVDIQQQSASQASLADGIRSKIDTISQHADDTATHAQASKEISVNLEHLAEQLERLLHQFTLSGNNKA, encoded by the coding sequence ATGCGTCTTACAATCGCCAACAAACTGCTGCTTACCCTGTTTTCAGTTTTCACTATCGTCTTGGTAACCAGCCTTATTTATGAGGCTGGACAACAAAAGAAGTTGCTGGAGTCGGTGATCAGCGAACAAACGCTGGATAAAGCCGGCAACTACTTTGATAGCTTAAATATGATGATGCTGACCGGGACTATGTCGCAAAAGGAAACCCTGCGCCAGAAGGTTCTCTCCCACAGTGGAATTGAGAATGTCAGGGTGATCCGGGGCCCTGGCATTACTCAGTTTTTCGGCCCCGGGCTAGACAACCAGGCTGCCGTTGACCACTTCGACCAACGCGCGCTGGCCGGAGAAACCATTGCCGAGACCATAACCACCGAGCGTGGCAGCAAACTCTTGGTGGCGCTGCCGATGAAGGCCAAAGCCGACTACCGGGGAACTAACTGTTTGCAATGTCATATCGTACCGGAAAATGAGGTGCTCGGCGTTGTGCGGCTGGAGTACGATTTAGCCCCCCTGTACCAGCGTATTAACCAGCAGTTGCTTTCGGCAGGAAGCATTATGGCCGCCATCGCCGCAACCGGCTTCCTCTTTACCCTATTCATGATCCGCCGAATCATCGTCAACCCGCTCAAGCGTCTCTCAGACTACATGTGCACCACCAGCAAGAATAAAGATCTCAGTCAGCGGCTCAATGACAACCGGCAAGATGAAATCGGAGAACTCTGCAACAGCTATGATCAAATGCTGGACAATTTCTCCGCAAGCCTGGAGCAGGTGCAGCAAACATCGGTCTCACTTAGCGAGCAGGCCAACCACTTGATTTCGGTCTCCTCCCAGACCACTCGGGCTGCCGATAGCCAACGAGTCGAAACCGGCGACATGTTCAGTGCCATCGATACCATGCAGCACCAGCAGCATGACACCGAGCAGCGCACCACCGAATCGGCAACCTTGAGCCAGCATGCAGCCGAATCGGCCAACGCGGGCACCCAACTCGCTTCTGAGGCCGGCGAAGATATCCAGCAACTGGTCAAGGCCATCGAGAACGTCAAACTGAAGATTGACCACCTCAACCAGCAGAGTCTTCAGGTGGGCAGTATCCTCGATGTGATCCGCAACATTGCCGAGCAAACCAACTTACTGGCACTCAACGCCGCCATCGAAGCCGCCAGAGCCGGGGAACAAGGCCGTGGCTTTGCCGTCGTGGCTGATGAAGTTCGTAGTCTCGCCACCCGGACCCACCAGGCAACTGGCGATATTCAGGCAATCATTGCAACCCTGCACAACGACTGCGAAGCGTCTGCAGAGGCTATCGATACCACCTGCCAAACCGCCTATTCCAAGGTCGATACCATCCAAGAGTTATCAACCGCATTGGCAGCGATGGGTGATCAGATCCAGGTAGTCAATACCCATGCAGTCGATATTCAGCAGCAAAGTGCCAGCCAAGCTTCATTGGCCGACGGTATCCGTTCAAAAATCGACACCATTAGCCAACATGCAGACGATACAGCTACCCATGCCCAGGCTTCGAAGGAAATTAGCGTAAATCTTGAGCACTTGGCGGAACAATTAGAGCGATTACTGCATCAATTTACCCTTTCAGGCAATAACAAGGCTTGA
- a CDS encoding hypothetical protein (COG1670) produces MTNSTSTSTSTSTSTSTSTSTANLASYSALKQGDAIAFHDILTIRLIQPSDLNDIITMLGDDKVNQYLFFAPADESLYQGFFGPIIENTQEAINNGVWPDSPTFIIRDQDGRYMGMTAITQVMFCSGNHEIGYQLPAYAWGQGIATEACQLMTNLGFNELGSHKITANCYGANVGSYKTLEKCGYQLEGRQKDYYKLEQGFDDKVYYGMTAEEHLAQH; encoded by the coding sequence ATGACTAATTCAACTTCAACTTCAACTTCAACTTCAACTTCAACTTCAACTTCAACTTCAACAGCAAATCTAGCGTCATATTCCGCATTGAAACAAGGCGACGCTATCGCATTCCACGACATATTGACCATCCGCCTTATTCAGCCGTCTGATTTAAACGATATTATCACCATGCTCGGTGACGATAAGGTCAACCAATACCTATTCTTTGCCCCTGCCGACGAAAGCTTGTACCAAGGTTTCTTCGGCCCAATTATTGAGAATACCCAAGAAGCAATAAATAATGGTGTCTGGCCTGATAGTCCAACTTTCATTATCCGGGACCAAGATGGCCGCTATATGGGTATGACAGCCATTACCCAAGTAATGTTCTGCTCTGGGAATCATGAGATCGGATATCAACTACCAGCCTATGCATGGGGTCAAGGTATCGCTACTGAAGCATGCCAATTAATGACCAACTTAGGCTTCAATGAGTTAGGCAGCCACAAAATCACTGCCAACTGCTATGGTGCGAACGTTGGCTCATACAAGACCTTAGAGAAATGTGGCTATCAACTTGAAGGACGCCAGAAAGACTATTATAAACTCGAGCAAGGCTTCGATGACAAAGTCTATTATGGCATGACTGCAGAAGAGCATTTAGCCCAACATTAA
- a CDS encoding hypothetical protein (COG2207), with protein sequence MITWKHPLKGYEWLIHQIWYLEVENGDSIEQLPQLIPNPRAHLLFTPPEQTYCYQGDDEQLSGEGSHLLTASDRLLTLIDNAPLKRIGITFRPEGLYLLNKSSAELVNQCGWFDWLTPVFDSQFRQTLYQCGTKKKIIACLHKKFEGFPLSDNIDKSFTLTQKAIAAIEVNQREATDDNLSINQLADLCACSRRTLERSFRQVTGLSVKKYQLMIKLEQMILALYQQNNDIDWTAFSQQFGFSDQSHLIRQLKQQLRRTPSCYLQNRDLTIDIYGDFE encoded by the coding sequence ATGATCACGTGGAAGCACCCACTGAAAGGTTATGAATGGCTCATTCACCAGATCTGGTATCTTGAAGTGGAAAACGGTGACAGCATTGAACAACTTCCACAGCTCATTCCCAACCCTAGGGCACATCTATTATTTACCCCACCAGAGCAAACTTATTGCTATCAAGGTGATGACGAACAATTGTCAGGCGAAGGGAGTCACTTACTAACTGCAAGCGACAGGCTGCTTACCCTTATCGATAATGCCCCACTTAAACGAATAGGTATTACTTTTCGCCCCGAAGGACTTTACTTACTCAACAAATCCAGCGCTGAGTTAGTCAATCAATGTGGCTGGTTTGACTGGCTGACACCGGTATTCGATAGCCAGTTTCGACAGACGTTGTATCAATGCGGAACGAAGAAAAAAATTATCGCATGCTTACACAAAAAGTTTGAAGGCTTCCCCCTTTCCGACAATATAGATAAGTCCTTCACCCTCACTCAAAAAGCTATTGCGGCTATAGAGGTAAATCAGCGTGAAGCAACTGACGATAACTTAAGTATTAACCAACTAGCCGACTTATGTGCTTGTTCTAGACGTACACTGGAACGAAGCTTTCGTCAGGTCACTGGGCTAAGTGTCAAAAAGTACCAATTGATGATCAAGCTGGAGCAGATGATTCTAGCGCTCTATCAACAAAATAACGATATTGATTGGACCGCATTTTCCCAACAATTTGGTTTCAGTGATCAATCTCATTTGATCAGGCAACTCAAACAACAGCTTAGGCGTACCCCTTCCTGCTACCTGCAAAACCGGGATCTAACCATCGACATCTATGGGGACTTTGAATAA
- a CDS encoding putative organic radical activating enzyme (COG0602): MYKINEVFETIQGEGVFTGVPAIFVRLQICPVGCAWCDTKQTWSAEPQDHGSIEDVMEKTGDSPIWTELDAQGIVNLLAQQHYTAKHVVITGGEPCIYDLLPLTTALEQAGFNCQIETSGTSEVQATDNTWVTVSPKINMKAKLPVLASALERADEIKHPVGTQKDIDQLDELLAGKQLKTNVNIALQPISQKPRATELCIETCIKRNWRLSIQTHKYLAIA, translated from the coding sequence GTGTACAAAATTAACGAAGTCTTTGAAACAATCCAAGGTGAAGGTGTATTTACCGGTGTACCTGCCATTTTCGTCAGGCTCCAAATCTGCCCTGTGGGCTGTGCCTGGTGCGATACCAAACAAACTTGGAGTGCTGAACCTCAGGATCACGGCTCTATCGAAGACGTCATGGAAAAGACCGGAGACTCCCCGATCTGGACCGAGCTAGATGCCCAGGGCATCGTTAATTTACTTGCCCAGCAGCACTACACCGCCAAACATGTCGTGATCACCGGCGGCGAGCCTTGTATCTACGATTTGCTGCCGCTTACTACCGCTCTTGAGCAAGCGGGCTTTAACTGCCAGATCGAAACCAGTGGTACCTCTGAGGTGCAGGCAACGGATAACACCTGGGTCACGGTTTCACCCAAAATCAACATGAAGGCCAAGCTTCCTGTGCTTGCAAGTGCGCTGGAACGTGCCGATGAGATCAAGCATCCTGTCGGTACCCAAAAAGATATCGATCAGCTTGATGAACTGCTCGCGGGAAAACAGCTCAAGACCAACGTCAATATCGCCCTGCAGCCAATCAGCCAGAAGCCGAGGGCGACCGAGCTGTGTATCGAAACCTGCATCAAGCGCAACTGGCGCCTGTCTATCCAGACCCACAAATACCTCGCTATCGCGTAG
- a CDS encoding ROK family transcriptional regulator (COG1940), producing MYVAQPGHIDHIKRNNAGSVYKLIDLFGPISRIELSKRSQLAPASITKITRELIEAHLIKETAIQESSSRGRPAVGLVPANEGWQFLSIRLGRGYLTIALHELGGDILVEERQDIDVLHQDEVLKKLIAEIHTFFANHVGELDRITAIAVSLPGLVNSDAGMVIQMPHYDVHNLELGPAIHEATGLPVFIGNDTRSWALAEKLFGNSRDVANSILVSIHHGVGAGIVLDNVVLQGRIGNVGELGHIQIKPYGKRCFCGNHGCLETVASVKAVIEQVDQRLREGHPSSLHGKTLTVERICEAAMAGDTLARQVIVELGHHLGQAIAIMVNLFNPEKVLIGGEFNRAKDILYPAIMDCVRSQSLPVYNRDLVIEQSSFYTQATMPGAALVKQAMYDGHLLMKLIEG from the coding sequence ATGTATGTCGCTCAGCCAGGTCACATAGACCATATCAAAAGAAATAATGCCGGCAGCGTGTACAAGCTTATTGACTTGTTTGGCCCCATCTCCCGCATTGAGCTATCCAAACGTAGTCAGCTAGCCCCTGCGAGTATTACTAAAATTACCCGTGAGCTCATTGAAGCCCACCTAATCAAAGAAACCGCTATTCAGGAATCTTCCAGCCGGGGCCGCCCTGCCGTTGGCTTGGTGCCTGCCAATGAAGGCTGGCAGTTTTTGTCTATCCGCCTGGGGCGGGGCTACTTAACCATCGCTTTGCACGAGCTGGGCGGGGATATCCTGGTGGAAGAGCGTCAGGATATCGATGTACTTCATCAAGATGAAGTTCTGAAAAAGCTGATTGCCGAGATCCACACTTTCTTTGCCAATCATGTTGGCGAACTAGATAGGATCACGGCCATTGCCGTGTCACTGCCGGGACTGGTAAATTCTGATGCCGGTATGGTTATCCAGATGCCCCATTACGATGTTCACAACCTCGAACTCGGGCCTGCAATCCATGAAGCAACAGGGCTGCCGGTATTTATCGGTAACGATACTCGCTCTTGGGCACTGGCCGAAAAACTGTTCGGTAACTCTCGCGATGTGGCCAACTCCATTTTGGTGTCTATCCATCACGGTGTCGGCGCCGGTATCGTGCTTGACAATGTTGTGCTGCAAGGGCGAATCGGTAACGTGGGTGAGCTGGGTCATATCCAGATCAAACCCTACGGCAAACGTTGTTTCTGCGGTAACCACGGTTGCCTAGAAACGGTGGCCAGTGTAAAGGCTGTTATCGAGCAAGTTGATCAGAGGCTACGGGAAGGTCACCCCTCGTCGCTTCATGGCAAGACGCTGACGGTAGAGCGGATTTGCGAGGCGGCTATGGCCGGCGATACATTGGCCCGGCAGGTGATTGTTGAACTAGGCCACCATTTAGGCCAAGCCATTGCAATCATGGTTAACCTGTTTAATCCCGAGAAGGTGTTGATCGGGGGTGAATTCAATCGTGCGAAAGATATTTTGTACCCGGCGATCATGGATTGTGTCCGCAGTCAGTCGCTGCCGGTGTACAACCGGGATTTGGTTATTGAGCAGAGCTCGTTCTATACCCAGGCGACTATGCCGGGCGCTGCGCTGGTGAAACAAGCCATGTACGATGGTCATTTGTTGATGAAGCTGATTGAGGGTTGA
- a CDS encoding hypothetical protein (COG2802), with the protein MNNVSKANTMQLPLFPLQIYLLPGGISKLRIFEPRYTRLVKLAMGDGNGFGLCMKDEETMCHFGTRVIITDFEQLPDGLLGITIKGVEKFLINKHWQEEDGLRFGDVTPISNWTPSQIKFVDRDISNSLKALFDEYPEHAENYPLPDYNDMTWVCQRWLELLPLETNQKQWFMSRNDHRAALSFLHNVIDEQLKSDS; encoded by the coding sequence ATGAATAACGTCAGTAAGGCTAATACTATGCAATTACCACTATTTCCGTTACAGATATACCTGCTGCCAGGTGGGATAAGTAAACTGCGTATTTTCGAACCACGCTATACCCGTTTAGTCAAACTGGCTATGGGGGACGGTAACGGCTTCGGCCTCTGCATGAAAGATGAAGAGACGATGTGCCATTTCGGCACCCGGGTAATCATCACGGATTTCGAGCAGCTCCCAGATGGTCTACTAGGCATTACCATCAAAGGCGTTGAAAAGTTCCTGATCAATAAACATTGGCAAGAAGAAGATGGTTTGCGGTTTGGCGATGTCACTCCAATATCCAATTGGACCCCAAGCCAAATCAAGTTTGTCGACCGGGATATCTCCAATAGCCTGAAAGCCCTGTTCGATGAATATCCCGAGCATGCTGAGAATTACCCCTTGCCCGATTACAATGACATGACTTGGGTATGCCAGCGCTGGCTAGAACTGTTGCCCCTGGAAACCAACCAGAAGCAATGGTTCATGAGCCGTAATGATCACCGGGCAGCCCTCTCCTTTCTGCACAATGTCATTGACGAACAACTGAAAAGTGACAGCTAA
- a CDS encoding adenosylmethionine--8-amino-7-oxononanoate transaminase (COG0161) has product MQKTNNTVDLEFDQQHVWHPYTSTLNPLPCYPVVSANGVYLQLEDGREIIDGMSSWWSTIHGYNHPALTEAAKAQLDKMSHVMFGGITHQPAVELCRKLVAITPPPLQHVFLADSGSVAVEVALKMALQYWHARGEPRAKFLTVKHGYHGDTFAAMSVTDPDNSMHSLYKGFLPEHIFAQSPEGGFFEPWQESDIDDFRHQLEQQHRNVAAVIIEPIVQGAGGMRIYHPTFLKRVRQLCDEYGILLIADEIATGFGRTGKLFACEHAGISPDIMCVGKALTGGYMTLSATLTSSHVANTVCGGEAGCFMHGPTFMGNPLACAVANASLDILAQGHWQHQVKAIEKQLAESLPEIEVLDKVKAVRWLGAIGVVELHEPVEMASIQETFVDSGVWIRPFGTLVYIMPPFIINQQQLSQLTSAIMLALK; this is encoded by the coding sequence GTGCAAAAAACAAACAATACGGTCGATTTGGAATTTGATCAGCAGCATGTCTGGCACCCCTATACCTCAACCCTGAACCCACTCCCGTGTTACCCGGTAGTCAGTGCCAACGGGGTCTATTTGCAACTTGAGGACGGCAGGGAAATCATTGATGGCATGTCGTCGTGGTGGTCGACGATCCATGGCTACAACCATCCGGCCTTAACCGAAGCGGCTAAAGCCCAGCTCGATAAAATGTCACATGTGATGTTCGGCGGCATTACCCATCAGCCCGCTGTCGAGCTCTGCCGCAAGCTGGTCGCTATCACACCGCCCCCCCTGCAGCATGTTTTTCTCGCCGACTCAGGTTCCGTCGCGGTGGAAGTGGCACTGAAAATGGCGCTGCAGTACTGGCACGCAAGAGGCGAGCCGCGGGCAAAATTTCTCACGGTCAAACATGGCTATCATGGCGACACCTTTGCCGCTATGTCGGTCACCGACCCCGACAACTCGATGCACAGTCTGTACAAGGGGTTCCTGCCTGAGCATATCTTCGCCCAGTCGCCGGAGGGAGGCTTCTTTGAGCCTTGGCAAGAGTCGGATATTGATGATTTCCGCCACCAGCTCGAGCAGCAGCACCGCAACGTTGCCGCAGTCATTATCGAGCCTATCGTGCAAGGAGCGGGGGGGATGCGTATCTATCACCCGACCTTCCTCAAGCGGGTGCGACAGCTGTGCGACGAATACGGTATTTTGCTCATTGCCGATGAGATAGCGACCGGTTTTGGCCGCACCGGAAAATTATTTGCCTGCGAACATGCCGGTATCAGTCCTGATATTATGTGTGTCGGCAAGGCGCTGACGGGGGGATATATGACCCTTTCGGCCACCCTTACCAGTAGTCATGTCGCAAATACGGTATGCGGCGGTGAAGCGGGGTGCTTTATGCACGGCCCAACCTTCATGGGTAATCCGCTGGCCTGTGCAGTCGCCAATGCGAGCTTGGATATCCTCGCCCAAGGGCATTGGCAGCATCAGGTAAAAGCCATTGAAAAACAATTAGCTGAGTCACTTCCAGAGATTGAAGTACTCGACAAAGTCAAGGCGGTTCGCTGGCTGGGAGCCATCGGCGTGGTCGAGCTCCATGAGCCCGTTGAGATGGCCAGTATTCAGGAAACTTTTGTCGACAGTGGGGTATGGATTCGCCCATTTGGCACACTTGTCTACATAATGCCTCCATTTATCATTAATCAACAACAACTTAGCCAGCTCACTTCCGCCATCATGTTAGCACTTAAGTAG
- a CDS encoding putative biotin synthase (COG0502), with product MEVRHDWTVEEVQALFDKPFMDLVFEAQQVHRQYHDPNKVQVSTLLSIKTGACPEDCKYCPQSAHYRTDVDRERLLEVERVLDAAHKAKTSGATRFCMGAAWKNPKERDMPYLLEMVRGVKSMGLETCMTLGMITGAQANELADAGLDYYNHNLDTSPEFYGNIITTRTYQDRLDTLSHVREAGMKICSGGIIGMGESSRDRAGLLVELANLPTHPESVPINMLVKVKGTPLESVDDVDPFDFIRIIAVARIIMPKSAVRLSAGREDMNEQMQALCFMAGANSVFYGCKLLTTPNPGEDKDMQLFAKLGINRQEQAAKPDEVQAQELLGQVAERVAARPSKDDLFYDASV from the coding sequence GTGGAAGTACGTCACGACTGGACAGTCGAGGAAGTTCAAGCGCTATTTGACAAGCCATTTATGGATTTGGTGTTTGAGGCCCAGCAGGTACACCGCCAGTACCATGATCCCAACAAGGTACAGGTGAGCACCTTGCTTTCTATTAAAACAGGAGCCTGTCCGGAAGACTGCAAGTATTGCCCGCAAAGCGCGCACTACCGCACGGATGTGGATCGTGAGCGCCTGCTGGAAGTTGAGCGGGTGCTGGATGCGGCGCACAAGGCGAAGACCTCCGGCGCCACCCGTTTCTGTATGGGAGCGGCATGGAAAAACCCGAAAGAGCGCGATATGCCTTATTTGCTGGAGATGGTCCGCGGGGTGAAATCCATGGGGCTGGAAACCTGTATGACACTTGGCATGATCACCGGCGCGCAAGCCAATGAGCTGGCCGATGCTGGCTTGGACTACTACAACCACAACCTCGATACTTCACCGGAGTTCTACGGCAATATCATTACCACCCGTACTTACCAGGACCGCCTCGATACCCTGAGCCATGTCCGTGAGGCCGGCATGAAGATTTGCTCCGGTGGGATCATCGGCATGGGGGAAAGCTCACGCGACCGAGCCGGATTGCTGGTTGAGTTGGCCAATCTGCCTACCCATCCGGAAAGTGTGCCTATCAATATGCTGGTAAAGGTAAAAGGGACCCCGTTGGAGTCTGTCGATGATGTCGATCCGTTCGACTTTATTCGTATTATCGCGGTAGCGCGGATCATCATGCCTAAATCGGCGGTGCGTCTCTCGGCTGGCCGCGAAGATATGAATGAGCAAATGCAGGCGCTTTGCTTTATGGCCGGTGCCAACTCGGTGTTCTATGGCTGTAAGCTGCTGACCACGCCAAACCCGGGCGAAGATAAGGACATGCAGTTGTTCGCCAAATTGGGGATCAACCGCCAGGAGCAAGCAGCTAAGCCGGATGAAGTGCAGGCACAAGAGTTGTTGGGACAAGTGGCCGAGCGCGTTGCCGCACGACCAAGCAAGGATGATCTGTTCTACGATGCATCGGTTTAA
- a CDS encoding 8-amino-7-oxononanoate synthase (COG0156): MSVQLREQSLLNFSSNDYLGLAQDPALVAAWQEGLSRYGAGSGASPLVTGFHSPHQYLQSQLAEWLGYDQALLFSSGFGANQALLFALLQKGDYLLQDKLNHASLVEAGMLSPATMRRFAHNDPASLSRLLSRMPDSSPKLVVTEGVFSMDGDLSPLGDIASVCQQSGSMLVVDDAHGCGVLGESGRGSCDHAGIKPDILVVTFGKAFGLQGAAILCSQYVAEYLVQFARHFIYSTAMPPAQAHALSKACDMIQQQGWRREKLVALGECLAGHLSADVEMVATPTPIKPLMVGSSERAVSFADKLRQRGLWVSAIRPPTVPANAARLRVTLTAIHQEPEIYMLAQAINEVWHEE; this comes from the coding sequence ATGTCAGTGCAGTTGCGGGAACAGTCATTGCTAAACTTTTCCAGCAACGACTATCTTGGTCTTGCGCAAGATCCAGCGCTAGTTGCCGCATGGCAGGAAGGGCTATCCCGTTATGGTGCCGGTAGCGGCGCCAGTCCGTTGGTGACAGGTTTTCACTCTCCGCATCAGTACTTGCAGTCGCAGCTTGCCGAATGGTTGGGCTACGATCAGGCGCTGTTGTTCAGCAGCGGTTTTGGCGCCAACCAAGCACTCTTGTTTGCCTTGCTGCAAAAGGGCGATTACCTGCTGCAAGACAAGCTCAATCACGCCTCGTTGGTTGAGGCGGGGATGCTGTCTCCGGCAACTATGCGGCGTTTTGCTCATAACGATCCCGCTTCATTATCCCGCCTGCTTTCGCGCATGCCCGATAGCTCCCCAAAGCTGGTGGTGACCGAGGGGGTTTTCAGCATGGACGGGGATCTTTCGCCGCTCGGTGATATAGCCAGTGTGTGTCAGCAGAGCGGCAGCATGTTGGTTGTCGATGATGCCCATGGCTGCGGGGTACTTGGTGAGTCTGGCCGCGGCAGCTGTGATCATGCCGGCATCAAGCCTGATATCCTGGTGGTGACCTTTGGCAAGGCATTCGGCCTGCAAGGGGCTGCAATACTATGCAGTCAATATGTTGCTGAATACCTGGTGCAGTTTGCCCGCCACTTTATTTATTCAACGGCAATGCCACCTGCGCAGGCCCATGCACTTTCCAAAGCATGTGACATGATCCAGCAACAAGGCTGGCGGCGGGAAAAACTGGTCGCGCTAGGGGAGTGTTTGGCTGGGCATTTGTCAGCTGATGTTGAGATGGTGGCTACCCCAACTCCGATCAAGCCTTTGATGGTGGGTAGCAGTGAGCGGGCGGTTAGTTTCGCCGATAAGTTACGACAGCGAGGGCTGTGGGTGAGTGCAATCCGTCCGCCGACGGTTCCCGCCAATGCCGCAAGGCTGCGGGTGACTCTGACGGCTATTCACCAAGAGCCAGAAATATACATGCTGGCACAGGCAATCAACGAGGTATGGCATGAAGAATAA